The Planococcus donghaensis genome contains a region encoding:
- a CDS encoding mechanosensitive ion channel family protein — translation MNVEKITQRILTVLSNEAMWVGLFVVFLKVILITVAAIVLVKVLRMLIRKTFSVRIKGPLVYNERRQQTLSKLLSNVVAYVVYFIAVVSILATFTIDITGLIAGAGVLGLAVGFGAQNLVRDVITGFFIIFEDQFSVGDYVRIGTAEGTVEEIGLRTTKVKAWTGELFIFPNGNIMDVVNFSIHNSIAVVDINISYESDIKRVEELIMEFLNSLQERYEQIIKPAELLGVQNLTTTEVVMRITAETMPMQHFAVAREIRRDLKDFLDQRGVEIPYPRMLMVQRSPGESPITKNAKNE, via the coding sequence GTGAATGTTGAAAAAATAACACAACGAATTTTAACTGTGCTTTCTAATGAAGCCATGTGGGTAGGGTTGTTCGTTGTTTTTCTGAAAGTGATTTTAATCACAGTAGCTGCCATTGTTTTGGTGAAAGTATTGCGTATGTTAATTCGTAAAACTTTTTCTGTTCGGATTAAAGGTCCACTTGTTTATAATGAGCGAAGACAGCAAACGTTATCGAAATTATTGTCGAATGTCGTAGCGTATGTTGTTTATTTTATAGCAGTTGTGTCGATATTAGCGACCTTTACAATTGATATTACAGGGCTCATCGCGGGTGCAGGAGTATTAGGGTTGGCTGTAGGTTTTGGTGCACAGAACCTAGTACGCGATGTAATCACAGGATTCTTCATTATATTTGAAGATCAGTTTTCTGTAGGGGATTATGTCCGTATTGGTACTGCTGAAGGAACAGTAGAAGAAATTGGATTACGGACAACCAAGGTAAAAGCATGGACTGGAGAATTATTTATTTTTCCAAATGGCAATATAATGGATGTAGTAAATTTTTCAATCCATAACTCTATTGCGGTGGTCGATATCAATATCTCTTACGAATCGGATATAAAGCGTGTAGAAGAGTTAATTATGGAGTTTCTAAATAGCTTGCAGGAACGATATGAACAAATTATCAAGCCTGCAGAGTTGTTGGGAGTGCAAAATTTAACGACAACTGAAGTGGTTATGCGAATTACCGCTGAAACAATGCCAATGCAACATTTTGCTGTAGCGCGCGAAATACGTCGTGATTTGAAAGATTTCTTAGATCAACGAGGGGTGGAAATTCCTTATCCGCGTATGCTAATGGTGCAACGGTCGCCAGGAGAATCTCCTATCACGAAAAATGCTAAAAATGAATAA
- the ychF gene encoding redox-regulated ATPase YchF, whose protein sequence is MALTAGIVGLPNVGKSTLFNAITKAGAEAANYPFCTIDPNVGIVEVPDERLDKLTELVEPKKTVPTAFEFTDIAGIVEGASKGEGLGNKFLSHIREVDAICQVVRCFADDNITHVTGKVDPISDIEVINLELILADMESIEKRIARAAKLIKQKDKDAVAEEPVLMKLREAFENGQLARSIEFTEDELKIAKGLNLLTIKPMLYVANVSEDEIADADNNKYVQTVRDFAAKDNADVIVICAKIEEEMAELEDEEKEMFLEELGIKESGLDLLVKASYSLLGLATYFTAGVQEVRAWTFKKGMKAPQCAGVIHSDFERGFIRAETVAYDDLIEIGSMAAAKEAGKVRQEGKEYIVKDGDVMLFRFNV, encoded by the coding sequence ATGGCATTAACTGCAGGGATTGTAGGTTTACCAAACGTGGGGAAATCCACATTATTTAATGCAATAACTAAGGCGGGTGCCGAAGCGGCAAACTATCCGTTCTGTACAATAGATCCAAACGTTGGAATTGTTGAAGTTCCAGATGAGCGTCTTGATAAATTGACGGAATTAGTAGAACCGAAAAAAACGGTTCCCACAGCTTTTGAATTTACGGATATTGCAGGAATTGTAGAAGGCGCGAGCAAAGGTGAAGGATTAGGAAATAAATTTTTATCTCACATTCGCGAAGTTGACGCAATTTGCCAAGTTGTTCGGTGTTTCGCTGACGACAACATAACGCATGTAACGGGCAAAGTAGATCCGATTTCTGATATTGAAGTGATTAACTTAGAGTTAATCTTAGCTGATATGGAAAGTATCGAAAAACGCATTGCACGTGCAGCAAAATTAATAAAACAAAAAGACAAAGACGCAGTGGCAGAAGAGCCAGTGCTTATGAAATTGCGTGAAGCCTTTGAAAACGGTCAATTGGCACGTTCAATCGAATTCACGGAAGATGAATTGAAGATTGCAAAAGGGTTAAACTTATTAACAATCAAACCAATGCTTTACGTAGCAAACGTTTCAGAAGATGAAATTGCAGATGCCGATAACAACAAATACGTTCAAACCGTACGTGACTTTGCTGCAAAAGACAATGCAGACGTGATCGTAATCTGTGCGAAAATCGAAGAAGAAATGGCTGAACTTGAAGACGAGGAAAAAGAAATGTTCCTTGAAGAGTTGGGCATTAAAGAATCTGGTTTAGATTTATTGGTTAAAGCTTCATACAGCTTGCTTGGACTAGCCACTTATTTCACAGCGGGCGTTCAAGAAGTGCGTGCATGGACATTCAAAAAAGGCATGAAAGCACCACAATGTGCCGGCGTTATTCACTCTGACTTCGAACGCGGATTTATCCGTGCTGAAACAGTTGCTTATGATGACTTGATCGAAATCGGATCAATGGCAGCAGCGAAAGAAGCAGGAAAAGTGCGTCAAGAAGGTAAAGAATACATCGTCAAAGACGGCGACGTAATGCTATTTAGATTTAACGTCTAA
- a CDS encoding DUF951 domain-containing protein yields the protein MEMKDFGLNDIVEMKKGHPCGANAWKIIRMGADVRIKCEGCQHSVMLPRMEFNKKMKKILVKAESE from the coding sequence ATGGAAATGAAGGATTTTGGACTGAATGACATAGTGGAGATGAAAAAAGGCCATCCTTGTGGAGCAAATGCATGGAAAATTATCCGCATGGGAGCAGACGTCCGGATTAAATGTGAAGGTTGTCAGCATAGTGTCATGCTTCCTCGTATGGAATTTAATAAAAAGATGAAAAAGATTTTAGTAAAAGCTGAAAGTGAATGA
- a CDS encoding gamma-glutamylcyclotransferase family protein — protein MLLFVYGTLKQGGKYHCYLDEAELVEERATAKGSLYDTGLGYPAMVLSSDCQVEGEIYDIPDVLWPALDYLEDYSGNPETDLYDKKKISVEVNGKIVETFAYLAKDEQLLKKPIPAGKWEVRYSMA, from the coding sequence ATGTTGTTATTTGTATACGGAACGCTAAAACAAGGCGGGAAGTATCATTGTTATTTGGATGAAGCTGAATTAGTGGAAGAACGCGCAACGGCAAAAGGCTCTTTATATGATACAGGCTTGGGTTACCCGGCAATGGTTTTATCGAGTGACTGCCAAGTTGAAGGGGAAATATATGATATTCCGGACGTTTTATGGCCAGCGTTAGATTATCTAGAAGATTATTCAGGAAATCCTGAAACGGATTTATACGACAAGAAAAAGATTTCAGTAGAAGTAAACGGCAAAATTGTTGAAACGTTTGCGTATCTTGCAAAAGATGAACAGTTATTGAAAAAGCCAATTCCAGCTGGAAAATGGGAAGTACGGTACTCGATGGCATAA